A genomic region of Novipirellula artificiosorum contains the following coding sequences:
- a CDS encoding glycosyltransferase family 4 protein, with the protein MAIDDFKRIAFVGNYLPRRCGIATFTHDLRCAIAQASEAECLVVPVDDLDCGYAYRSEVRFQIVEQEIESYRRAADFLNFSDVDVISLQHEFGIYGGPGGSHLLALLRDVRIPVVSTLHTVLSQPNSVQRGVMDQLIELSSRLVVMTQRSRDTLCDTYGVSAEKVDLIAHGIPDGPDIDQKQLKEQFGIAEKQVALTFGLLSPNKGIEYVLQAIPKVAREFPDFIYLVLGATHPSLVRSEGERYRIGLERMAKELNIARHVSFYDRFVELDELTQFIGAADLYITPYLNVEQAVSGTLAYAFGSGQAVISTPYWHAEELLGDGRGVIVPFADSGAIAKEIIGLLKDEPSRLQMRSDAYEMGRSMTWDQVAEIYLQSFRDARKSRSSEVKPHAVRTLEEKPLALPHMNLEHLMRMTDSTGIIQHAVYSIPDHTHGYCTDDNARALILTVLLEELGKDSLEVDALASKYASFLNMAFDADSGRFRNFMSFDRRWLETDGSDDSQARALWALGTCVGRSRRRGIQGWAMELFHKALPACEQTTSPRTWALALLGIDEYLQRLGGDRTAEQMSIRLIEKLVDLYDRTATDDWPWFEDVASYNNAKLSHALNVSGRRFEHARAVEIGMSSLRWLCEKQLSPDGRFRPIGSNGFSRVGGTAVYDQQPIEAHSMVSAAVDAYAVSKDPFWCEQAHLAFDWFLGRNDLGKPIYDTSNGGCFDGLMEHRVNENQGAESTLAFLLSLAEMQRLQSTQVTSAAQNSKAFSNPSHRRKEAAAVGHHAT; encoded by the coding sequence ATGGCTATTGATGATTTCAAAAGAATTGCGTTTGTCGGCAACTACCTCCCTCGCAGGTGTGGCATCGCTACGTTTACCCATGACCTTCGTTGTGCTATCGCACAGGCGTCCGAGGCGGAATGCTTGGTGGTTCCTGTCGATGACCTTGATTGCGGCTACGCCTACCGATCGGAAGTGCGATTTCAGATTGTTGAACAAGAGATCGAGTCTTATCGCCGGGCGGCGGATTTTTTGAACTTCAGCGACGTCGATGTCATCTCGCTCCAGCACGAATTTGGAATCTACGGCGGGCCAGGCGGGAGTCACCTACTGGCGTTGTTGCGAGATGTCCGCATTCCGGTTGTATCAACGTTGCATACGGTGTTGTCGCAACCGAATTCGGTACAACGCGGTGTGATGGATCAATTGATTGAACTCTCTTCGCGTCTGGTCGTGATGACTCAGCGGAGTCGCGACACACTTTGTGATACCTACGGAGTTTCGGCAGAGAAGGTCGATTTGATCGCGCATGGAATTCCCGACGGACCCGATATCGACCAAAAACAGTTGAAGGAACAGTTTGGCATCGCTGAAAAGCAAGTCGCACTCACGTTCGGGCTGCTTTCCCCCAACAAGGGAATCGAATACGTCTTACAAGCGATCCCGAAAGTTGCGAGGGAGTTTCCAGACTTCATCTACTTGGTACTCGGTGCGACCCATCCTAGCCTGGTGCGCAGTGAAGGTGAACGCTACCGCATCGGTCTCGAACGAATGGCGAAAGAGCTCAACATCGCTCGTCACGTTAGTTTTTATGACCGCTTTGTTGAACTCGACGAATTGACACAGTTTATCGGGGCGGCGGACCTCTATATCACGCCGTATTTGAATGTCGAACAAGCGGTGTCGGGCACCTTAGCCTACGCGTTCGGCTCTGGCCAAGCCGTCATCTCGACTCCCTACTGGCACGCTGAGGAATTGCTGGGAGACGGTCGAGGTGTGATCGTACCGTTTGCGGATTCCGGAGCCATCGCGAAGGAAATAATCGGTCTATTGAAGGACGAGCCGAGTCGGCTTCAGATGCGAAGCGATGCTTACGAGATGGGCCGCAGCATGACTTGGGACCAGGTAGCGGAAATCTACCTACAGTCGTTTCGCGATGCCAGGAAGAGTCGAAGCAGCGAAGTCAAGCCGCATGCCGTCCGAACCCTTGAGGAAAAGCCTCTGGCGCTTCCCCATATGAACCTGGAGCATCTGATGCGGATGACCGACTCAACCGGAATCATTCAGCACGCCGTCTACTCGATTCCCGACCACACCCACGGCTATTGCACGGACGACAATGCACGGGCACTGATCCTGACGGTACTGCTAGAGGAATTGGGAAAGGACTCATTGGAGGTCGATGCACTCGCATCGAAGTACGCTTCGTTCTTGAACATGGCGTTCGATGCTGACTCAGGGCGTTTTCGTAACTTTATGAGTTTTGATCGTCGATGGTTAGAAACCGATGGCTCCGATGACTCGCAAGCTCGTGCGTTGTGGGCACTGGGCACCTGCGTGGGCCGTTCCCGTCGGCGCGGGATTCAAGGTTGGGCAATGGAATTGTTTCACAAGGCGTTGCCCGCCTGCGAGCAAACCACTTCACCGCGTACCTGGGCACTCGCGTTGCTCGGGATCGATGAGTATCTTCAACGACTGGGTGGCGACCGTACGGCAGAGCAAATGAGCATCCGGCTGATCGAAAAGCTGGTTGACTTGTACGACCGAACGGCGACCGACGATTGGCCATGGTTCGAGGATGTCGCATCGTACAACAATGCGAAACTGTCACACGCATTGAACGTCAGCGGGCGCCGATTCGAGCACGCCAGAGCTGTTGAGATTGGCATGAGTTCTCTGCGTTGGCTATGCGAAAAGCAACTTTCGCCCGATGGTCGCTTTCGGCCAATCGGTTCGAACGGATTCAGCCGTGTCGGCGGAACCGCGGTCTACGACCAACAGCCCATTGAAGCTCACTCGATGGTGTCCGCCGCGGTCGACGCCTATGCAGTCAGCAAAGACCCATTTTGGTGCGAGCAAGCGCATTTGGCGTTTGACTGGTTTTTGGGACGAAATGATCTAGGAAAGCCGATCTATGACACTTCCAACGGAGGATGCTTCGATGGGCTGATGGAACATCGGGTCAATGAAAACCAGGGAGCGGAATCGACGCTCGCATTCTTGCTTTCGCTTGCCGAGATGCAGCGACTGCAATCAACGCAAGTCACATCCGCAGCGCAGAATTCCAAAGCCTTCAGCAACCCATCGCATCGTCGTAAGGAAGCCGCAGCAGTCGGCCATCATGCAACTTAA
- a CDS encoding glycoside hydrolase family 130 protein: MQLKRTGIVLSPNKRRVVLRPFQPEGDDRILRLIGRVSMLTEAEVNALLDQVMSEFHGRHRRPKDFFEGRFRAMRGHLLTDTPLTPSRRLLMGAYFTQEYALESAALFNPSLVRHPDQSGLPELTTQFVLSVRAVGEGHISSITFRTVTIDQDLKIVVDEPAKFVTTPEFVPDSSYEKSLFRRKMIELELGGPFIDEAFSRLDHDFTLEQLEHSLQTILRDHRMHHNELAPLVQQVVMLAKSNYEIQYTPDQVLSERLIFPFGPTETNGIEDARFVQFQDDDGSLRYYATYSAYDGKMVLPQLLETKDFLRFKMHTLNGPAIENKGMALFPRKINGHYAMLSRQDGEHLFLMYSDMLYFWHHKEIVLRPTNPWEFVQMGNCGPPIETDKGWLVLTHGVGPMRKYTIGAILLDLDDPSRVIGRLQEPLLTPNENEREGYVPNVVYSCGAVIHNGHLILPYAMSDYASSFATVAIDELLDALLSQSRSASAIK, from the coding sequence ATGCAACTTAAACGAACCGGAATCGTCCTGTCACCGAACAAGCGACGTGTCGTCCTACGTCCCTTTCAACCCGAAGGCGACGACCGCATCTTGCGACTGATTGGCCGCGTGTCGATGCTAACCGAAGCGGAAGTCAACGCATTGCTTGATCAAGTCATGTCGGAATTCCATGGCAGACACAGACGTCCCAAGGACTTTTTTGAAGGACGGTTCCGGGCCATGCGGGGGCACTTGTTGACCGACACGCCGTTGACTCCAAGTCGTCGTCTGTTGATGGGAGCCTATTTCACCCAAGAGTACGCACTCGAATCCGCTGCGTTGTTCAATCCCTCGCTCGTCCGTCACCCCGATCAATCTGGCCTTCCCGAACTCACAACGCAGTTTGTGCTCAGTGTGCGAGCTGTTGGTGAAGGGCACATTTCGTCGATTACATTCCGCACCGTTACCATTGATCAAGACCTTAAGATCGTCGTCGATGAACCCGCGAAATTCGTGACGACACCCGAGTTTGTCCCCGATTCAAGCTATGAAAAGTCGCTCTTTCGCCGAAAAATGATTGAACTTGAGCTTGGGGGCCCGTTCATCGACGAGGCTTTCTCGCGGCTCGACCATGACTTCACACTCGAACAACTAGAACACTCGTTGCAAACAATCCTTCGCGATCATCGCATGCACCACAACGAGCTTGCTCCGCTCGTTCAACAAGTGGTGATGCTTGCCAAATCCAATTATGAAATCCAGTACACCCCCGATCAGGTTCTGTCCGAGCGACTGATTTTTCCCTTCGGGCCCACCGAAACGAACGGGATCGAGGACGCTCGCTTTGTCCAATTCCAGGACGACGATGGAAGTTTGCGTTACTACGCAACGTATAGCGCGTACGATGGCAAGATGGTGCTGCCACAGTTGCTTGAGACGAAAGATTTTCTTCGTTTCAAAATGCACACGCTCAACGGACCGGCGATTGAGAATAAAGGGATGGCGCTATTTCCTCGCAAAATCAACGGACATTACGCCATGCTTTCCCGCCAAGACGGCGAGCATCTTTTCTTAATGTACTCCGACATGCTTTACTTTTGGCACCACAAAGAGATCGTTCTCCGTCCAACCAATCCATGGGAGTTTGTTCAGATGGGCAATTGCGGCCCACCTATCGAAACCGATAAGGGGTGGTTGGTCCTGACGCATGGCGTCGGCCCCATGCGCAAGTACACGATTGGTGCCATCTTGCTCGATCTCGATGATCCGTCCCGGGTCATCGGTCGCTTGCAAGAGCCCTTGTTGACGCCAAATGAAAACGAGCGAGAAGGTTATGTGCCAAATGTGGTCTACAGTTGCGGAGCTGTCATTCACAATGGTCACCTGATTCTGCCCTACGCCATGTCCGACTACGCATCGAGTTTCGCAACCGTCGCAATCGATGAACTGCTTGATGCGCTGTTGTCGCAAAGCCGGTCGGCGTCAGCCATAAAGTGA
- a CDS encoding dihydrodipicolinate synthase family protein, giving the protein MRISDLPAVIRANVRKGIVIPAQPLALDANRRFDARYQTALTRYFIDAGAGGIAVGVHSTQFAIRDPKIGLFGPVLRLVSNVIDEYGAAKDRDIFKVAGVCGRTEQAIKEASYAVSQGYHACLLSLAALANESMETLLEHSREVAKVMPVIGFYLQTAVGGRALPYRFWRQFAEIENVIAIKMAPFNRYQTLDVVRAVCDAGREDDITLYTGNDDNIIADLITEYRIATDCGRKRVRIRGGLLGHWCVWTQTAVRLLDEIHAGLASGDAVPAEWLRRNVEVTDCNAAFFDAANHFAGCIPGIHEVLRRQGLLPGTWCLDPNEVLSAGQSQEIDRVIAAYPHLNDDSFVQEHLDAWLS; this is encoded by the coding sequence ATGCGAATCAGTGACCTGCCGGCGGTGATCCGAGCAAATGTCCGCAAAGGGATCGTCATTCCGGCTCAACCGTTAGCACTCGATGCAAATCGACGCTTCGATGCGAGATACCAAACGGCTTTGACCCGGTACTTTATCGATGCAGGTGCAGGTGGAATTGCTGTAGGCGTGCATTCAACACAGTTTGCGATTCGTGACCCAAAAATTGGACTGTTTGGGCCGGTACTCCGTTTGGTGTCAAATGTGATCGACGAATACGGAGCAGCCAAGGACCGAGACATTTTCAAGGTAGCCGGGGTCTGTGGACGAACCGAACAGGCGATCAAGGAAGCGTCCTATGCGGTGTCGCAGGGCTACCACGCCTGTCTGCTAAGTCTCGCCGCGTTAGCCAACGAAAGTATGGAAACCTTGCTAGAGCATAGTCGCGAGGTCGCCAAAGTGATGCCTGTGATCGGATTCTATCTGCAAACTGCCGTGGGGGGTCGCGCCTTGCCCTATCGATTCTGGCGTCAGTTCGCAGAAATCGAAAATGTGATCGCGATCAAGATGGCCCCCTTCAATCGCTATCAGACGCTTGACGTTGTCCGAGCCGTTTGTGATGCCGGGCGTGAGGACGACATCACACTTTACACCGGAAATGACGACAACATCATTGCGGACTTAATCACCGAGTATCGAATCGCAACCGATTGCGGACGGAAGCGAGTTCGTATTCGTGGAGGGTTGCTCGGCCATTGGTGCGTGTGGACTCAAACGGCCGTCCGGCTGCTTGATGAGATTCATGCGGGACTCGCATCCGGCGACGCCGTCCCGGCGGAATGGCTACGGCGGAATGTTGAAGTTACCGACTGCAACGCCGCCTTCTTCGATGCCGCGAATCACTTTGCTGGTTGCATCCCTGGTATACACGAAGTTCTGCGTCGGCAGGGTTTGTTACCAGGAACATGGTGCCTGGATCCCAACGAAGTCCTGTCCGCTGGACAATCGCAGGAGATCGATCGCGTGATCGCCGCCTATCCCCATTTGAACGATGATTCCTTCGTCCAAGAACACCTCGATGCGTGGTTGTCCTAG
- a CDS encoding NAD-dependent epimerase/dehydratase family protein, giving the protein MITDLNLPEIVESESQLDALLTRPSDALVDFIANREGDLIILGIAGKMGVSLGHLAVRAIERAGVRKTVYGVARFSRPESQEQLESIGVKTIQCDLLNRAAVAQLPQIKNVLFMVGRKFGTAGAASLTWAMNTIVPANVTEHFRQSSIVAFSTGCVYPLVRIGSAPNERVAPEPIGEYAQSCLGRERVFEYGSRAYGTPVCLYRLNYSIDLRYGVLHDIAEKIQCDEPVDLGVPAFNVIWQGDANTQALMCLGHCSSPANILNVTGPETLTTKDVAEQLGQWMGMPVRFTGKPSDLSYLSDSARATALFGAPSVAAEQLIRWQAHWSMMGGRSLGKPTHFTVTDGSY; this is encoded by the coding sequence GTGATCACCGACTTGAATCTCCCCGAAATTGTTGAAAGCGAATCGCAACTCGATGCACTTCTTACTCGGCCATCCGATGCGCTGGTAGACTTTATTGCCAATCGAGAAGGCGACCTGATCATACTCGGGATTGCTGGAAAGATGGGAGTCAGTCTCGGGCACTTGGCCGTCAGGGCCATCGAGAGGGCCGGTGTTCGAAAAACGGTTTACGGAGTTGCGAGATTCTCGCGTCCCGAATCACAGGAACAACTCGAATCGATCGGCGTCAAGACAATCCAGTGCGATCTGTTGAATCGTGCGGCGGTCGCCCAACTTCCACAGATCAAAAACGTTCTCTTCATGGTGGGACGGAAATTCGGCACGGCGGGTGCCGCGTCATTGACATGGGCGATGAACACGATCGTACCCGCGAACGTCACCGAGCATTTCCGCCAATCAAGCATCGTTGCTTTTTCGACTGGCTGTGTTTACCCGTTAGTTCGCATTGGTAGCGCACCGAACGAGAGGGTCGCTCCGGAGCCCATCGGTGAGTATGCCCAATCCTGTTTGGGGCGTGAACGCGTGTTCGAGTATGGTAGTCGTGCCTACGGAACGCCCGTTTGCTTGTATCGCCTGAACTACTCGATCGATTTGCGATATGGGGTGCTGCACGACATTGCCGAGAAAATTCAGTGTGATGAACCCGTTGACCTTGGCGTGCCGGCGTTCAATGTGATCTGGCAAGGCGATGCCAACACGCAAGCGTTAATGTGCTTGGGCCATTGCTCGTCGCCAGCAAATATCCTGAATGTGACGGGACCGGAAACACTGACAACGAAAGATGTCGCAGAACAGTTAGGCCAATGGATGGGGATGCCTGTTCGGTTCACCGGAAAGCCCAGCGACTTGTCCTACTTGAGCGATAGTGCGAGAGCCACTGCATTGTTCGGCGCACCTTCCGTGGCGGCGGAACAACTCATCCGTTGGCAAGCCCACTGGAGCATGATGGGTGGGCGGTCACTCGGCAAACCAACGCACTTTACCGTTACCGACGGAAGCTACTAG
- a CDS encoding Gfo/Idh/MocA family protein, which translates to MRIDFGIYLLVLTTFAIPTNMRIHADEPESHHPETLRLGIIGLDTSHATAFTQEFNRDEASDPALVGLRVVAAYPHGSPDIESSTSRIPKLTAEMEALGVEITESIADLLTKVDCVLLETNDGRIHFEQALEVFRAGKPVFIDKPIGSNLAEALAIFRAAEHYKTPMFSSSSLRFSSAVQRVRAGDEGPVLGCSSYSPCSLEKTHVDLFWYGIHGVELLYTCMGTGCVSVSHTSSNDFEFSVGRWADGRIGTFRGIRSGKTGYGGTAFCSQGIQSIGPYEGYKPLVIEIGRFFRSLRSPIEPTETIELYAFMQAAMLSKQRGGNPVHLAEVMADADAEASVILSGRLGP; encoded by the coding sequence ATGAGAATCGATTTCGGCATCTACTTGCTGGTGCTAACCACCTTTGCGATACCCACGAACATGCGAATTCACGCTGACGAACCCGAGTCGCATCATCCCGAAACGCTTCGACTCGGAATCATCGGGCTCGATACGTCTCACGCAACCGCGTTCACCCAAGAATTCAACCGAGACGAGGCCAGCGACCCGGCTTTGGTCGGACTTCGTGTTGTGGCTGCCTATCCGCACGGTAGCCCCGATATTGAATCGAGTACGAGCCGCATCCCTAAATTGACCGCGGAGATGGAAGCGTTGGGAGTCGAGATCACCGAGTCGATTGCGGACCTGCTAACCAAAGTCGATTGTGTGTTACTTGAAACCAACGACGGTCGGATCCACTTTGAACAAGCTTTGGAGGTGTTTCGGGCGGGGAAACCGGTTTTCATTGACAAGCCGATCGGATCGAATCTTGCGGAAGCCCTCGCGATTTTCCGGGCTGCCGAACACTACAAAACACCGATGTTCAGTAGCTCGTCACTTCGTTTCAGCAGCGCGGTACAGCGGGTTCGCGCCGGCGACGAGGGTCCTGTTCTGGGATGTAGCAGTTACAGTCCCTGCTCACTCGAGAAGACGCATGTGGATTTGTTTTGGTACGGAATTCATGGAGTGGAGCTGCTCTACACGTGCATGGGAACCGGCTGTGTCAGCGTTAGTCATACTTCGTCGAATGACTTCGAGTTTTCGGTAGGTCGGTGGGCGGACGGACGGATTGGAACGTTCCGTGGAATTCGCTCAGGAAAAACCGGCTACGGTGGAACCGCTTTTTGCAGTCAAGGTATCCAGTCGATTGGGCCTTATGAAGGTTACAAGCCGCTGGTGATCGAGATTGGCAGATTCTTCCGATCCCTTCGGTCGCCGATCGAGCCAACCGAAACGATCGAGCTGTACGCATTCATGCAAGCGGCAATGCTCAGCAAACAACGTGGTGGCAATCCGGTTCACCTTGCCGAAGTGATGGCGGATGCGGATGCCGAAGCGAGCGTTATCTTGTCAGGGAGGCTGGGACCGTGA
- a CDS encoding XylR family transcriptional regulator yields the protein MKPKRDVAVLIETSREYGRGLLRGVARFNREATNWSIYFKQQDLGAPLPDWFKTWRGDGILARVTDRKMGRAILKTGIPLIDLRGAAGPLGVPSFGIENTSVARAALDHLVDCGLKQFAFVGEPTGRYLYDDLRRNAFVSLVQQHGSTCHVFKKTDAAKENDWKSQQQELANWLVDLPKPIGVMCCHDDRGRQVLDACQRANLLVPDQVAVIGVDNDEFLCQLSDPALTSVNIDAERIGFEAAVQLDRLMNDQTKLSQPVWFEATGVVARQSTDIIACDDPIIAKAIRLIRQQACNQLTVDDVEKHLPISRSLLNRRFKEIVGRTPKQEIVRLQMQRAIELLQQSSASIESISEQCGFNEAWYFISIFRKHFGITPAKYRGHRS from the coding sequence ATGAAGCCCAAACGTGACGTCGCCGTTCTGATCGAGACCTCTCGCGAATACGGGCGTGGTCTACTCCGAGGCGTCGCTCGGTTTAACCGTGAAGCAACCAATTGGTCAATCTATTTTAAGCAGCAGGATTTGGGGGCTCCGTTGCCGGACTGGTTTAAGACTTGGCGCGGCGATGGAATTCTTGCCAGAGTGACCGATCGCAAGATGGGACGGGCGATTCTCAAGACGGGAATTCCTTTGATCGATCTTCGTGGAGCTGCGGGGCCGTTGGGAGTGCCCTCGTTCGGGATCGAGAATACGAGCGTGGCGCGAGCAGCACTCGATCATTTGGTTGATTGTGGGCTAAAACAGTTTGCGTTCGTTGGCGAACCGACCGGACGCTATCTCTACGATGACCTGCGTCGAAATGCGTTCGTCTCGCTCGTCCAGCAGCACGGTTCAACGTGCCACGTGTTTAAGAAGACCGACGCAGCCAAGGAAAACGACTGGAAATCTCAGCAACAAGAACTGGCGAATTGGTTGGTCGATCTGCCAAAACCAATTGGTGTGATGTGTTGCCACGATGATCGCGGGCGACAAGTGCTCGATGCATGCCAGCGAGCCAATTTATTGGTTCCCGATCAGGTCGCGGTGATCGGCGTTGATAATGATGAGTTTCTTTGCCAGCTATCAGATCCTGCGTTAACCAGTGTGAACATCGATGCAGAGCGGATTGGTTTCGAGGCCGCTGTCCAACTCGACCGACTGATGAACGATCAAACGAAACTCAGCCAGCCGGTGTGGTTTGAAGCAACCGGAGTCGTCGCGAGACAATCGACCGATATCATTGCTTGTGACGACCCAATCATCGCGAAAGCCATTCGGCTGATTCGACAACAGGCGTGCAACCAATTGACGGTGGATGACGTGGAAAAACACTTGCCCATTTCACGCTCGCTGCTGAATCGTCGGTTTAAGGAGATTGTTGGACGGACGCCAAAGCAAGAGATTGTGCGGCTGCAAATGCAGCGAGCGATTGAGTTATTGCAGCAATCCTCGGCTTCGATCGAAAGCATCTCCGAGCAATGTGGGTTCAACGAAGCGTGGTATTTCATCTCCATCTTCCGGAAGCATTTTGGCATCACGCCAGCCAAGTATCGTGGGCACCGCTCCTGA
- a CDS encoding FYVE zinc finger domain-containing protein: protein MCHVPFDSFRSRVHHARQCGDLYFASLITKETIESAYGKATSILRSARVYKTSVTLWVFLSQVMSIHRGCLSAVVMDMAMGRYKGKLTHEVSLFRQIDEIIHSIQLDRPPRPEWMSQQRAPS, encoded by the coding sequence GTGTGTCACGTTCCCTTTGATTCGTTTCGCAGTCGAGTCCATCACGCCCGCCAATGTGGCGATCTGTACTTTGCCTCGCTGATCACTAAAGAGACTATTGAGTCGGCCTATGGGAAGGCAACATCGATTCTCAGATCGGCTCGAGTTTATAAGACTTCGGTGACGCTCTGGGTGTTCCTGTCTCAGGTGATGAGCATCCATCGCGGCTGTTTGTCGGCGGTCGTCATGGACATGGCGATGGGACGTTACAAGGGGAAGCTTACTCACGAGGTCAGTCTGTTCAGACAGATCGATGAAATCATTCACTCGATTCAATTGGACAGGCCACCACGTCCGGAGTGGATGAGCCAGCAACGAGCCCCGTCGTAG
- a CDS encoding type II toxin-antitoxin system RelE/ParE family toxin, giving the protein MAKVTQYETEGGRVPFAEWFDSLGAKAAAKVTSAATRMELGNFGDHKSVGGGVWERRINFEKGYRFYYAKDGEDFVLLFCGGTKSQQQSDIDQAKQYWKDYKHRKAKIKKAAVSVKSKPQLKKKPRRNR; this is encoded by the coding sequence ATGGCCAAAGTAACGCAATACGAGACCGAAGGCGGCAGAGTGCCTTTCGCCGAGTGGTTTGATTCACTCGGAGCAAAGGCTGCGGCGAAGGTGACTTCGGCTGCCACGAGGATGGAATTAGGCAACTTCGGCGATCACAAATCGGTAGGGGGCGGCGTTTGGGAACGTCGCATAAATTTCGAAAAGGGCTACCGTTTTTACTATGCGAAAGATGGTGAGGACTTCGTTCTGCTTTTTTGTGGAGGAACGAAATCCCAGCAGCAGTCGGATATCGACCAGGCCAAGCAATACTGGAAGGATTACAAGCATCGGAAGGCGAAGATTAAGAAGGCAGCCGTGTCGGTCAAGTCGAAGCCGCAGTTAAAGAAGAAACCGAGGAGGAACAGATAA
- a CDS encoding helix-turn-helix domain-containing transcriptional regulator, which translates to MALTRDFKETVKDRADRDPEFRDELLTEALEAIVCGDVDVAKVMLRDYINATVGFERVGKAVDKDPKSLMRMLSSCGNPNVKNLFSVTRFLQKDAGVQFSVVSTKPRKTKKPKLVG; encoded by the coding sequence ATGGCATTAACTCGAGATTTTAAAGAGACCGTCAAAGATCGTGCCGATCGAGATCCTGAGTTTCGCGATGAGCTTTTGACTGAGGCATTGGAAGCAATCGTATGCGGGGATGTTGATGTAGCGAAGGTAATGCTCCGTGACTACATCAATGCTACTGTCGGCTTTGAGCGTGTCGGCAAGGCGGTCGACAAGGACCCGAAGAGTCTCATGCGAATGCTAAGTAGCTGCGGGAATCCAAACGTCAAGAATCTGTTCAGTGTTACTCGGTTCTTGCAAAAGGACGCGGGAGTGCAGTTCAGTGTCGTGTCGACGAAACCAAGAAAAACAAAGAAACCTAAACTCGTAGGTTGA